The genomic window AAGATGAAGATTTGTGTCACTGACATTTTCTATCAATATGGGATACAGTCAATACTTTATCCtgaaaaattacagaaaaaaGTTGAAACAATCATTACCTGGATCAATCTCTGTTAATTCTTAAGTATTTCAAAAATATTCTGCACAGTGTGAGTTAttaaatctttaaatattttatttccctctgaATAGCTTTCTATATCTTATTATGATTactagtatagattctaaggaaattattttaaccATACCATTGATTTCATTGGAATAAATAATTCTTATCAGATGATTGACTTCTTCAAATGATATATTAGAAAGTTGAATAAAGCActaagacattaagtgacttgtccattcaTCATGTGTTCAGAGCTGGGTATTAatttcaggtcttcatgactaaAAGTCTGAGACCTCATCTTTAGAAGTAAAGTTCCTTCTGGTTAATAGTTGTAAAAGGTGTACAAATCAAATTTATATTGTCTTTTCCCTTCTTAGCAGCTTTGGGGAGAAGTATGATGGAGAAACAAACTGAAACTATTTGCTTATGTGTTGTGGATTGTATTTATTGAGTTGCTTCCACTCTCCACTTCACCACAGAATTTTAAATGTTCTGTCAGATATGGCCACTACTAGAATTTTCTCATTATACATTAGCAACACGTTCTAATATAGGAGAAGACCTGCACCACCCTGTCCTGGATCTGCTTTGTCTTTACTCCATAAATGATAGGGTTGAGCATGGGAGGCACCACTACATAAAGGTTGGCCACCAGGATATGGATGTGCCGGGGAATGGTATGGCCTCCAAAGCGgtgagcaaagaaagaaaagaaggctgGAGTGTAGAACATGAGGATCACACAAATATGAGAGCCACAGGTGTTAAGAGCTTTGAGTCTGGCAGACCAGGAAGGAATATTGAAGACAGCATGGAGGAtcaatgaataggaaataatgatGAACAGGACATCCAGACCTGTAGACAATAGGGCCATAGTCAGGCCATAGATGATGTTGACTTTGATGTTGTCACAGGCCAACCGAGCAATGCCCATGTGTTCACAATAGGAGTGGCGAATGATGTTTTGTCCACAATAAGTAAGCCGATACAccagaaagatgaaaggaaaacagatgagaaaactcctaaCCACAGCTGCTACCCCAATCTTCGCAATGACTGAAGGGGTTAGGATGGTGGTATATCTCAGTGGGTAGCAGATAGCCACATAGCGATCAAATGCCATGGCCAAAAGAATGGCTGATTCTGCCACAAAGATGAGATGGATGAAGAACATTTGGGCTACACAGTTGCCAAAGGAGATAGCTCCAGAATGGAACCAGAAAATGGCCAGCATTTTAGGTGCTGTGGTTGTGGAGAGCAGGACATCTGCCAGAGCCAGCatagagagaaataaatacaTAGGTTCATGGAGGCTGCGCTCAATGATGATAAGGAAGATCAAGAAGCTATTGCCAATGATGGCTACAAGATACATTGAACAAATAGGAATGGAGATCCAGGTATGTGAGTCTTCTAACCCTGGGATACCAATTAGAATGTACCTAATGTCCTGAAAGTTGGTGTTATTTGATGGAAAGGACACCATTCCGTACTGTTTCCTTTTAGCTTGGCAACTGTAATCAAACAAAATGGGATTGAGTGACGTTTTATATCAAAAGTGTTTCTTCAAACATTGTAAATGGTCAATTACTTTCTTCATGTGTCATGCTCTATGATTTCTGAGGGAGAAGTCAAGGGATTTTTCTGAATATGATACTTTCTTTACGTGCTTTGTATTTTGTCCTTCCTCACCTTTGTCTCCTGTCTTCCCTCCAGTACCAGCTGAAATCTTACCTTTTGCTAAGTGACTTTTCTGATTCCTTTTATTGCTAGTTGGCATGATAGTTTATTGCTAGTTATTGCTAGTCCCAttcttctattaattatttcaatttatcctgtatatatgcCATTTGTACAtaggggttttatttttattttttttttgcatattgtctGTACCCCTATGCTCCTTAGATATAGACTTTCCTGGAAGAAagtacttttttgtttgttttttatttgtatctccagcacttatcacagtgtCAGGTAcagagcagatgcttaataaatatgctttgactgactgactgactgaaaaaAAAGAGTGTTTCTGGCTGCTATGGAAAATactaaactgtaatagttaaaacacttcctaactttttatatcatttttctatGAACAAATTTTCTATAATCATTTCTAtgcttaaaataattttcatggcTTCAAAATTAAAAGAGCACAGAATTTCAGATCTAGAAAGAGTTTCAAATACTATTGAATTGTCTATTTATGAAGATAAATTCCTTTTTCAGTAAAGTTAGCTGATCATCTAGACTTCTAGGAAGGGgcaaaaaacacttttctccagAAAAGCTCATTAAGCTTTtggtcatttttaattattagaaagtttccCTTGTTGTGAAACCCAAATCTGACTCAATTCTAATATTAGTCTTTGAATCAGATCTTCCAATATACAGTTCCCATaagtcttttattattattgtttcagttgtgttcaatgcTATGTGACtcaattttgtgtttttttttgaagataataagagtggtttgccatttccttctctagctcattttacagatgaggaaaccaaggcaaacaaagttaagtaacttgtccgcagtcacacacctagtagatgtctgagaccagatttgaactaagagaAGTAAATCTTTCTGACATCAGACTCAATCCTCTCTGCATTGTGAGATGGAGTCTACAGATCCAAGGACTAGAGAGACATTGTATAGCCTTGGATAAATGACATAATCTGGGCCAAATTCTCCCATTAACAAATAATGTGGGTGAGCCACTCAGCTACCTTCCTATGAGTCTTAATTTAGTTTTAAGTGACATCTAGATGTGACAGTGAATAAATAAATCActgggtctagagttaggaagacctcatttcatatctggcctcagacattagctgtatgactctgatcaggtcattaatttttttcaaatataaataagGATGAGATTAATAATGGCACCTCCTGTGGTTaatgtgaagaccaaatgagatagcattAACATATataagatgtttaataaatgcacattatttctttcctatttagaCTTATAATTATATGCTATATCATATCTTCTCACTTTTCTGTCATCCAGTTCttcccttttatattttatatacttttagtTCTTCTAATCAGTCTTCCTATTTTCTAAACTTAAGATCTTTCACTATTCTGGCTAATCCTTCACTCTCCAAGTTATTAGTTTTTCTGTAATTGTATTTTTTCAgttatcaaaattttatttttttgttctaaaGCCCcccattgaaaataaaaaatgcttgtaacaaatatgcattgtcaagcaaaataaatttatatattagaCATGTCAAAAATACATATCTCATTCTGAAGCTtagctccctcctctctctgtcaaGTAGTAAAGTATATTTATCATCGATTCTCTCCAAATATTGaccattatatttttcttaagtcttcaaaaattttcctaatttttagtAATGGAGCCCTTACCAATGAGGGAGTAATGGACACATACTTCACATGGAGGCTGTGTTGTGAGATTAGTTCTGGATAGAAGCTCAGGTTGATGTGGAATGAAGGGACCCATTTCCCCACCTTAGAGTATTTACAGAAATTATCTGATGGTTTCTTGTCTATTTATTGTCTGGTAAAGAGGGGTCTTTTGATTTGGCTGCTAAGTCAGAACTGAGAGTACCTACAAAAGGCTCCAGAGATGAAATTTGCTCTTCTTTCACCTTTTGGTAAAGTATTTTGTGAGACTTCAAAAGTTCAGGCATTTAGAGGAAAGACAATACCAACAGTCTCCAAATCTCAAACACATTCTTATCTATGAATGGTACATTGCAGGGAGGGAGTAGCTGAGAGTAAACCTCCACCAATGGTCCAATGGAGCTCAGATAAATGTATTTAATACCTTGTGTTTGGGAACAAGAAGATAATTAATTTCTCTATTAGCGTCTTTATGATATTTTCTCAGGTCCAGCTTAGCAGCCAACTAAAAGCCCCATCTTCACCACACAGTAAGCAAAAAAGGAACACTCTACAAATACTTCTACATGCTTTGAAATAGAGGGCTGGACAATTCCATCCCATATTTTCATGAACTTCCAGAAGATGGTTTGTCCAGCATCCATGTGGATGTCCTGCCAATGCTCCCAGAACAGGGCTATCATTAGCCAGTCTCCTATTACATTATAAAAGTCCATTATAGGACATGATGTAAAACTGAAATCAATAATCTAAATATAGTCTGAAGAGTACAGGGTAAAGAGAGATCATCACCTCGCTGTTCCTAAAATCCAGGAGTCTAAAGCAGCATGAATTAAGTTAGACGTCTCATATGCAATATTAGACTATTTTGATTCCTATGAAGGTTTTCAACCTATAGCTAAAATTATCTCATAATCTCTTGCACCTTCTTTGAACATGTCCAGCAATCTCAAAGGTTTGTCATGGAAAGAATTCAGTATGAGATACCAAAGGGCATGAGTTCATATACCAACTATTCCACCTTTAGCACTGTGACCTTTGGAAAGTCACTTTAttatctctgggcttcagtttcttcatctgtacaatgataTTGTTGTGCTAAATTAACTCTAAAAACTCTTTGAGTTCTAGAACTATCACTTAATAAAGTGAAAACTGAAGATTGTAAGTGGTGATTGACACAATCAACATTTGATCAATAATCCTCTCTATAGAATACACAAATTGTGAACTTCTAATTTTTAACACTTTCAGGAATAGGAGAATATTATTATAAAGCAGTCTTAATCACATTGTTGAATAGCTCTAGTTGTCAGGAAGTTCCAGTTTTGGTATAAGGACAAAATCTTTCTTCCTG from Monodelphis domestica isolate mMonDom1 chromosome 4, mMonDom1.pri, whole genome shotgun sequence includes these protein-coding regions:
- the LOC100021807 gene encoding olfactory receptor 52Z1P-like; this encodes MVSFPSNNTNFQDIRYILIGIPGLEDSHTWISIPICSMYLVAIIGNSFLIFLIIIERSLHEPMYLFLSMLALADVLLSTTTAPKMLAIFWFHSGAISFGNCVAQMFFIHLIFVAESAILLAMAFDRYVAICYPLRYTTILTPSVIAKIGVAAVVRSFLICFPFIFLVYRLTYCGQNIIRHSYCEHMGIARLACDNIKVNIIYGLTMALLSTGLDVLFIIISYSLILHAVFNIPSWSARLKALNTCGSHICVILMFYTPAFFSFFAHRFGGHTIPRHIHILVANLYVVVPPMLNPIIYGVKTKQIQDRVVQVFSYIRTCC